From Lolium perenne isolate Kyuss_39 chromosome 5, Kyuss_2.0, whole genome shotgun sequence, a single genomic window includes:
- the LOC139831619 gene encoding uncharacterized mitochondrial protein AtMg00810-like produces the protein MLVYVDDIVIAGSTPGAVDGLVRALSASFPIKDLGKLEYFLGLEASYNSGGMTITQRKYALDLLHRVSMENCRPTSTPLNVTEHLSREIGTFLSDEDSHRYRSVVGGLQYLTLTRPDISFAVNKVCQFLSQPTDVHWESVKRILRYVKGTLSTGLLFRKSASTGISVFTDADWAGCVDDRRSTGGYAIFVGSNLISWSSKKQPTVSRSSTEAEYKALANGAAEAIWIESLLKELGVSRQRTPILWCDNLGATYLTANPVFHARTKHIEIDFHFVRERVASGALQVRFISSNDQLADVFTKPATRQMLDRFSNNLNLVQSRSSD, from the coding sequence ATGTTGGTGTACGTCGATGATATTGTCATTGCTGGTTCTACTCCAGGGGCGGTTGATGGACTTGTGCGTGCCCTCTCAGCCAGTTTTCCCATTAAAGATCTTGGTAAGCTAGAGTACTTCTTGGGTCTTGAAGCGTCCTACAATTCAGGGGGGATGACTATCACTCAACGGAAGTATGCATTGGATCTTTTGCACCGTGTGAGTATGGAGAATTGTAGACCCACTTCTACACCACTGAATGTGACGGAGCATTTGTCTCGAGAGATTGGCACTTTCTTAAGTGATGAGGATTCTCACCGCTATCGTAGCGTCGTTGGAGGTCTCCAATATTTGACTCTCACCCGTCCGGACATATCATTTGCGGTAAACAAAGTATGTCAGTTCCTGTCACAGCCGACTGATGTACATTGGGAGTCAGTCAAGCGCATACTGCGTTATGTCAAGGGCACTTTGAGCACGGGATTGCTCTTTCGCAAGTCAGCCTCGACAGGAATCAGTGTGTTTACTGACGCAGATTGGGCAGGATGTGTGGATGATCGACGATCCACTGGAGGGTATGCCATCTTTGTTGGGTCGAATCTTATTTCTTGGAGTTCGAAGAAACAACCCACTGTCTCGAGATCGAGTACCGAGGCAGAGTACAAAGCGTTGGCAAATGGCGCTGCTGAAGCTATCTGGATAGAATCTCTACTCAAGGAGTTAGGAGTTTCTCGGCAGCGAACACCCATATTATGGTGTGATAATTTAGGGGCAACTTACCTGACAGCTAATCCAGTGTTCCATgcaaggacaaagcacattgagatCGATTTCCATTTTGTGCGTGAGCGCGTGGCGTCTGGAGCTCTTCAAGTCAGGTTCATCTCTTCCAATGATCAGCTAGCTGATGTGTTTACCAAACCAGCTACTCGACAGATGCTAGACCGTTTTAGTAACAATCTGAACCTTGTACAAAGTAGAAGTTCagattga